A genomic region of Candidatus Caldatribacterium sp. contains the following coding sequences:
- a CDS encoding 2-oxo acid dehydrogenase subunit E2, producing the protein MAKEVIMPKLGLTMEEGVINKWLVREGDRVEKGDPLFEVATDKVNMEVESPASGVVLKILYPEGATVPITEVVAYIGEEGEEVPTPEKKAPTVAEVQGKPQEEVSVPSREEAVAEERIKASPLARRLAKEYGIDLATIKGTGPGGRIVKEDVERARQALEEERKKVPVAERVEEVAAMKEAPGRVVPLSRMRRIIAERMSESVRTKPHFFIFQEVLAEELVRMRERLLPLIEKQTGLRVSYTDILVKMVAKALERYPILNASFSEEGIIFHEDINIGVAVALEDGLIVPVIKEVQKKSIAQITVELHDLAERAKSGKLTPEEISGGTFTISNLGMFGVDAFTAIINPPESAILACGAIKKRPVFDGKDIVPLSVMELTLSCDHRLIDGAQAAQFMQFLKTLLEEPFALMV; encoded by the coding sequence AGAAGGGGTCATCAATAAATGGCTTGTTCGAGAAGGAGACCGGGTGGAGAAAGGAGACCCCCTCTTTGAAGTGGCTACCGACAAGGTGAACATGGAGGTAGAGTCCCCAGCTTCCGGAGTGGTCCTCAAGATTCTCTACCCAGAGGGAGCCACCGTCCCCATTACCGAGGTCGTCGCCTACATCGGGGAGGAAGGGGAAGAGGTTCCAACTCCTGAAAAGAAGGCTCCGACTGTAGCCGAGGTCCAGGGAAAACCCCAGGAAGAGGTGAGCGTTCCTTCCCGGGAAGAGGCAGTGGCAGAGGAGCGCATCAAGGCTTCGCCCCTTGCCCGAAGGCTGGCAAAGGAGTACGGTATTGACCTTGCGACCATTAAAGGGACTGGGCCTGGGGGTCGCATCGTCAAGGAGGATGTGGAACGGGCACGGCAAGCTCTTGAGGAAGAACGCAAGAAGGTCCCGGTTGCCGAGAGGGTAGAGGAAGTTGCGGCCATGAAAGAAGCTCCAGGTAGGGTTGTGCCTCTTTCCCGAATGCGGCGTATCATTGCCGAACGAATGAGCGAAAGTGTACGGACGAAACCGCACTTTTTCATCTTCCAGGAAGTCCTTGCCGAAGAACTCGTGCGAATGCGGGAGCGCCTCCTTCCCCTTATCGAGAAACAGACAGGACTCCGGGTCTCCTACACCGATATCCTGGTCAAGATGGTAGCCAAAGCCTTGGAGCGGTACCCGATTCTCAACGCCTCTTTCTCCGAAGAGGGCATTATTTTCCACGAGGACATCAATATCGGTGTTGCGGTTGCCTTAGAAGATGGGCTCATCGTCCCTGTCATCAAGGAAGTGCAGAAGAAGAGCATCGCCCAGATTACCGTTGAACTCCATGACCTTGCCGAGCGAGCCAAAAGCGGGAAGCTCACCCCTGAAGAAATCTCCGGGGGCACCTTCACCATCTCGAACCTCGGCATGTTCGGTGTTGATGCCTTCACGGCTATTATTAACCCTCCCGAGTCGGCAATCCTTGCCTGTGGAGCCATTAAGAAACGCCCGGTCTTTGACGGGAAGGACATTGTACCCCTTTCCGTTATGGAGCTCACTTTATCCTGTGACCACCGCCTCAT